GACCCAAAAGCCTCTTAATTGTAAATGTTTCAATTGGAGTTTTGGTACTTATCATTTACACGATAACAGATAAAATTAAATGGATAAGAGATAAAATCCAACAGATTTTTATTTCTAGCTTTTTTATTTACATCAGTTACGTAGCCTACAATATTGTTAATCTAAAAGATGATGTTGTACCTATTATTGTTTTCCTTATTTCTTTTTTCTTTTCGTACAACATCCTTAAACCCATAAAGATTTATTGGGCATTTGTTGCTTTAACGTTTACCTTTCTCATTACAACGTTAACATTTCAACTTATTCCAATAAAATCTTCCATCTTATTGCTTAATTTCTGCATTCTAATTTTCATTATAAATCAAGTAAAATATGCCGTTTTATTAAACAATCGCGACAATTTTAGATTTGCAAACGAAATTGTCCATAAAGGAAATTCACTTACAATAGCATCCAATCAAAAAGGTGAAATACTTTTCTGCAGTGAAACCATAACTCCTATTTTAGGATATCAACCCGATCAAGTTATGGGTTTGAAGTTCTGGGAATTAACCCATGATTTAGAATCAGAAGAAAAATTCAATCCTGTTAGAGACCAAGAAAACAAACTCTACATAAGAAAATTAAAAACCGAAAACGGCGAGTACAAATACATTCAGTGGAAAGATAAAAAGTTTTCAGATGATTTAATTATTAGCATTGGACAAGATGTTACCGAACAAGTTATCGTTCAGGATCAATACAAAAACCTAATCGAAACGGCTACCGATATTATTTTTGAAATAGATGCAGAAGGTCATTTTACTTTTATAAATGAATTTGGTATCTCTACTCTTGGATATTCTCAAAACGAAATAATCAAAAAACACTATTCCAATTTTATTCACGATAATTATATCAACAGCGCCGTAGATTTTTACGAAAATTTGGTTCTTAATGAAAATAATTATCCCATAATTGAAATTCCTATTTTGAAGAAAAATGGTGAAGAAATATGGATGTCTCAAAAAATTATTGTCCGCAAAAATGAATTAGGATTAACGATTGGCTTCTCTGGAATTGCAAGAGATATTACCGAGAAAAAAAATATCGAAAACGAGAAAAAAAAACGTCTTAAAAAAATTGAAGCCTATAACAATTCAACCAAAAAATTATCAACGACAGATTTTAGCAAATACAATGAATTAAACACCGTTATCGATTTAATATTAAAAGAAGCCGCTTCTATAAGTAACACTAACCGCGTAAGCTTTTGGAAATACGACAATGATTTAATTACCTGTAAAAATCTTTTTAGTCTTGACAATCAAAGTTTAAGCGACAAAAACATTCTAAATAAAGAGTCATACCCTATTTATTTTGAAACCTTAAACAATAAAGCAATTATTAACGCACCAGATGTATTCAACAAATTGGAAACATCTGAATTTCAAAAGCTTTATTTTACAAAAAACAATATCAAATCAATGCTAGATGTGCCTATTTTCTTAACTGGCCAATTAGCAGGTGTTGCTTGTTTTGAAAGCACAGAACAAAAACGAGAATGGGACAATGAGGACATTAATTATGCGAGAACGATATCAGACGTGATTTCTCTTGCCATTTCTTCACAAATGCGTTTAGAGGCAGAAAGAAAATTGGAACTTAAAAGTCAGCTTTTATCTGCGCTTTCTTTATGTACAGAAAAGTTTTTGCTAAGCAAAACGACTCATCAAATGTTTCAGGAAACATTTAACATTATTGGAAAAGCAGCCAAAGTAGATCATATGTATTATTACGAAAAAGATGCGATCTATAACACTGTAAGTCAAAAATATAAATGGTCACGAGAGGGCGTTGTCCATCAGATTACGCCTTTGCATCATATGACGGAAGAAAATCTTCAAGAAATATATGATGTGGCATCGCAAAGAAAAATCCTCAATATATTTACAAGAAATCTTAATGATGGTTTTTTCAAAAAACTTCTCATCGACAATGAAATACAATCCATATTAATTTTACCTATTTACATTAATGATCTTTTTACAGGTTTTATTGGTTTTGATGATTGTACGACCGAAAGAAAATGGACTGAAGATGAAATAAATATCTTTCAGGTATTGGCTAATAATATTTCATCGGCATTAGAAAGAAACCGAAATGAAACTAAAATTATTGAAAGTGAAGAAAAATTTAAACTGATTGCAAACAATATTCCTGGAACAGTTTATTTATCAAAATTTGATGCTTTCTCAACCAAAATATTCTTAAACGATGAAGTTTTAAATCTTACCGGATATTCGAAATCTGAATTTATTGAAAATAATTTGTCTTTTCTATCGTTAATTCATCCTGATGATAAAGAAGAAGTAATTAACAATCAAATCGATAATCTACAGCATGGAATGCCTTTACACAATGTGTATCGTATTCAGCGCAAAAGTGGCGAATTTATTTGGATAGAAGAATTTGGAGATGTAATTAAGCGAGACGATGAAATTGAATTTGTGGGCGGAATCTATTTTGATATTACAAGTAAAAAAGAAATAGAAGACGCGATAAAAGCCAAACAGCTTGCTGAAGCGGCAAACAAATCAAAATCTGACTTCTTGGCTAATATGTCGCACGAAATTAGAACTCCTCTAAACGGAATTATTGGTTTTACAAATTTATTAATGAAAACGGAT
The Flavobacterium humidisoli DNA segment above includes these coding regions:
- a CDS encoding PAS domain S-box protein, translated to MVANYSFFNSVISGISTAGSTFESIMTGWYVFNPDIIYYNNHKLFVLGLSLFAFLSLLVYQFFRIKAKIGYFIEKKKEQDAVGREYQLYILFFGIAVIVIEIINEIFKIRPKSLLIVNVSIGVLVLIIYTITDKIKWIRDKIQQIFISSFFIYISYVAYNIVNLKDDVVPIIVFLISFFFSYNILKPIKIYWAFVALTFTFLITTLTFQLIPIKSSILLLNFCILIFIINQVKYAVLLNNRDNFRFANEIVHKGNSLTIASNQKGEILFCSETITPILGYQPDQVMGLKFWELTHDLESEEKFNPVRDQENKLYIRKLKTENGEYKYIQWKDKKFSDDLIISIGQDVTEQVIVQDQYKNLIETATDIIFEIDAEGHFTFINEFGISTLGYSQNEIIKKHYSNFIHDNYINSAVDFYENLVLNENNYPIIEIPILKKNGEEIWMSQKIIVRKNELGLTIGFSGIARDITEKKNIENEKKKRLKKIEAYNNSTKKLSTTDFSKYNELNTVIDLILKEAASISNTNRVSFWKYDNDLITCKNLFSLDNQSLSDKNILNKESYPIYFETLNNKAIINAPDVFNKLETSEFQKLYFTKNNIKSMLDVPIFLTGQLAGVACFESTEQKREWDNEDINYARTISDVISLAISSQMRLEAERKLELKSQLLSALSLCTEKFLLSKTTHQMFQETFNIIGKAAKVDHMYYYEKDAIYNTVSQKYKWSREGVVHQITPLHHMTEENLQEIYDVASQRKILNIFTRNLNDGFFKKLLIDNEIQSILILPIYINDLFTGFIGFDDCTTERKWTEDEINIFQVLANNISSALERNRNETKIIESEEKFKLIANNIPGTVYLSKFDAFSTKIFLNDEVLNLTGYSKSEFIENNLSFLSLIHPDDKEEVINNQIDNLQHGMPLHNVYRIQRKSGEFIWIEEFGDVIKRDDEIEFVGGIYFDITSKKEIEDAIKAKQLAEAANKSKSDFLANMSHEIRTPLNGIIGFTNLLMKTDLEEIQEKYMTTINQSAHSLLEIINDILDFSKIEAGKLELFIDLYDIKKILGQVFDLIVYESNKKNLELELNIDPDVPKYIWTDIVRLKQILINLLSNAVKFTTEGSIKLNVSVLEKNHGNHCVIRFAVIDTGIGILEKNQKKIFKAFLQEDSSTTRKFGGTGLGLTISNQLLALMESRLQLESKIDEGSTFFFDLNLKTSNQSINDKYNAELKSLNIDLDSDEIETSDNNITFLIVEDNKVNMLLLKTIIKNLYHNAFIFECENGYEAIQQFEKINPTIIFMDIQMPIMNGYETAKAIRNTKKGRDVPIIAVTAGAEKEERNKCISAGMDDYISKPIMKGSVEEALVKWLG